The window CGCCGGGCCCTTGACCGCGAGGCGTCACTGGAGGACGCCTACAACTACTACCTCGGCTTCATGGCCGGCGGACCGCCCGGCGCTCACCTGAGGTTCCAGCCGGTGACCACCATGACCTGGGCTCGCGAGTGGGGTATGAGAACCGTCCTCAAGGACACCCGGGCGGTCGTGAAGCTTGCCCGGAGGGCGGGCAGGCGGGTGATCCTCGGAGGGCACTCGGTCGGGGCGTCGCTGGCGATCTCCTACGCGGCCTGGGACTTTCAGGGCCGACCCGGTTTCCGGGATCTCGCCGGTCTCGTCCTGATCGACGGGGGGCTGTTGGGCAGCTTCGACCCGTACAACCTGCCCCAAGCGAAAGAGGCGATGGCGGCGATGGCGGCGAAGGGGCCGTTCTCGGATCTGCTCGGTCTTGGCATTCCGGAACTGACCGGTGTTTTTGCCGAACTCGGCGGGCTGTATGCCCGGTTCGCGCCGCGGGCACCCGCCACCACACTGCAGGGGTTCCCGCTCCTGCCGGACTACCTGAACCCGCCGATGCCGGTCACCAACCGGGCCCTGTTCGGCTACGACTTCGACCGCGACACCTCGCCCGACTTCCTCAGCATGCTTCACGTGAACGCGGGCCGGCTCGGAACCGGGCCGGAACCGCGGGACTGGGTGGACGGCGGCATCACCCCGGTCCGCAACCTCGCCCTGACCTTTGGCCAGGAGCCGGCCAACGCGGTCGACTGGTTCTTTCCGACCCGAATCACGATCGACGCCAACGGGGCCGATCAGATGCGCGACAACGCGGTCGCCAGGTATCTCGGCCTCCGTCTGTTCCACACCCGAAAGGTGAACCTGCCTTTCTACGTGGTCCAGACCGACGACACCGGCGGCGACGTGCTCAAGGGAGCCCGTAACTGGCTCAGGCGGACCCGCACCCCCCGGGGCAAGGCCGTTCTGATCAACGCCGACCCGCAGATGAGCCACCTCGATCCCCTGGTGGCCGCCCCTCGGAAGAACGTTTTCATCAAGACGGTGACCCCGTTTCTGAAGCGGTCGTTCATGGCTGCGGACCGGTCGAAGCGGCCCGGTCGGGCGAAGTAGTCCCCGGGCCGGAGCGCCCCTAAATATGATGGGCCAATGCCCTCCGTCTCCGCCCAGTACAGCGTCACCGTCACCGTCGAGCTCGATGCCCGCAAGGAGCCACTCGGCAAACTGACCGCAGCGATCGCCGGGGCCGGCGGCGGAATCGTCGGGGTGGACCTGGTACCCGGCGCCGGCAGCGAAGGCAAACGGATCCGCGAGTTCACGGTCGATGCCACCAACCAGGAGCACTGGGAGCAGATCCTGCGTTCGATGGGAGCGATCCGCGGGGTCCGGGTGGTCGAGTACACCGACCGCACGATGCAGATGCATCGCGGCGGCAAGATCCGGGTCGAGAACAAGTACCCGCTGAAAACCCGTGACGATCTCTCGATGGCCTACACCCCCGGCGTGGCCCGGGTGTGCACCGCGATCAACCGGGATGTAAGCCTGGCCTCGGAGTACACCATCAAGAAGAACACGGTGGCGGTGGTATCCGACGGCACCGCCGTTCTCGGCCTCGGCGACATCGGGCCGGAGGCGGCGATGCCGGTGATGGAGGGCAAGGCGATGCTGTTCAAGGGTTTCGCCGGCGTCGACGCCTTTCCGATCTGCCTGAACACCACCGACCCGGACGAGATCGTGCGGACCTGCGAGCTGATCGCCCCGACCTTCGGCGGCATCAACCTTGAAGACATCTCCGCTCCCCGCTGTTTCGAGATCGAGGACCGGCTGAAGGAAAGCCTCGACATTCCGGTCTTCCACGACGATCAGCACGGCACGGCAGTGGTCACCATGGCCGCCCTGTTCAACGCGCTGAAGATCATCGACAAGCCGATCGAGGATCTGCGGGTGTTGATGGTCGGCCTCGGGGCGGCCGGGATAGCGGTGACCAAGATGATGCTGGCCGCGGGACTCACCCACGTGGTCGGTTGTGACCGCACCGGTGCGCTCTCGGTCAGCCGGGAGGACTACCAGTCGGGAGAGATGACCGGCATCAAGAAGTGGTTTGCCGAGAACTCGAACCCGGAGCAGCTGCTTGGCATCCCGGACGAGGTGATCGAGGGTATGGACGTTTTCGTCGGGCTGTCCGGACCGGGGGTGATCCGCTCGGAGTCCCTGGCGAAGATGAACCGGGATGCGATCGTGTTCGCAATGGCAAATCCCGACCCCGAGGTCGCCCCGGAAGAGGCGGCCAGGTACGTCCGGATCATGGCGACCGGACGCTCCGACTATCCCAACCAGATCAACAACGTGCTCTGCTTCCCCGGGATCTTCCGGGGCGCGCTGGATGCGGGGGCACCCCAGATCACCGAGGAGATGAAGATGGCGGCAGCCCACGGGATCGCCGATGTGGTCGGAGACGACCTCTCCGAGGACTACATCATCCCCTCGGTGTTCGACCGGGACGTCGCGCCCCGGGTAGCCGAGGCGGTGGTCAACGAGGCCAAACGGGCCGGGCTCGCCCGTTTCTCGCTGGAAACCGGGGCCTACTCCCCGCTGGGCTGACCGAAACCGGCCAGCGGTACCCGCTGATCAGTAGGCGGCAAAGCCCCAGCCCCAGATCACCTTGTCGATCCGGTCGGCGATCACCCGGTTGCGGCGTCCACCGGACCCGGTCGTGACCGTGTCCTTGGCCCCGTTGCGGCTGTCGAGGATGTCGATCCCTTCACGACCGACCAGGGAATGCTTGCCCTGTTGCTGCCTGTATCGACGCCCCAGAGTGAGCCGGTCGTTGTAGCGACTGCCTTCGATTCCCTCGATGTCGTGCTTCATCCGCAGCGGCGACCCGCAGCCGCCGGACTTCCACTTGGAGGTCCCCCGAGCGAGGTTGGCGTCGACTCCCCGTCTGGAAGGCGCGAAGACGAGGTTGTCCTTGCCGGGCCCACCCGAGGCGAAGCTTCCGTCACAGACCGCGCGGACCATGATCACGTCCGAGCCGGGTCCCGTCACCGCCGTGACCCGGTCGTAGACGTAGATCACATCGGAGTTGCCACGGCCGGTCATGACCGACCCCGCGGAGCTGCCCTCGGCGGTCTCCATGAAGTCCTTGCTGCGACCGCCCGTCAGGACGTTCTGGCCGGTGCCACCGTTGAGAGTGGTCGTGACCTGGTGGGGGACCGAGTTGCCGACCGTCAGCCGGTCGTCCCCGTAACCACCGTGCATCACCATCCCGTTGAGCTGGGTCTCGCTGATTCGGCAGTAGACGGTCCGTGAGTCCGGAGACGGTTTCTCACAGCGACCGGAAGCCAGCGGGCTCGCGTCGAGATCGATCCGGTACCGGCCACGAGAAGCCTCATAGCCGGCGGTGATCCGATCGTCGTAGCGGCTCCCGACGACGGTCAGCACCCCACCCAGATTGGCGTCCACCACGGTTCGACCGCCGTCCGGCCGGCCGGGGGACTTGCCGTTGCAGTTCGTCATCTCCGCGAAGTCCTCACATGAATTCACACCGATTCCGCCGTCGGCCCGGTCGCCGTCACCCGCAGAGCCCTGGAGGTAGTCATCGCCGAGCCCTCCGTCCAGCACGTTCCGCTGGCCGTATCTGCCCTGGATCGAGTCGTTGAACGGGGAGCCTTCCACGTTCTCGATGTTGGAGAGGTAGTGCCAGGGAGCGTTCGAGAACATGCCTCGTGCGGTACCCCCGGCAAGGTTGACCGTCACCCCGCCGGTGCCACCGTGGAGCGGTGCGTGGGCGGCAAACGAGACCACATCGGTCCCGCCCCCGCCGTCCATTTTTGCCTGCCCCTTGGTGCCGGCCAGGATCAGGTCGTCGCCGCCGCGGGCCCGGATCTTCGTGATCCCGGACTGGGAGGTGATTGTGTCTGCACGGTTGGTGCCGTCAATCCAGTCGTCCCCCGGCCCGGGATCGAGAAAGGCAGGCCCGTTGCCGGGGGCCCGGTTGGCCAGAAGACGGTCGTTCCCGCGCTCGCCGAAGAGTTGCTCGATCCGGTATCCGGAGCGACCACCGGTCGAGAAGAGCCAGTCGGATCCGTTCCCCCCGTACACGGAGGAGACCGAGTTGCCGAGGGAGTAGAGGCGATCGACCCCGTCGTCCCCGGAGATCCGGTTGCCGACCCCGGAGTAATCGAAGATCCGGTCATTGCCGCCGAGCCCGTTGATCCTGTCCCGATCCGGCTTCCCGCGGGGATTTCGCTTCGGCGAGGCGTAGATCCGGTCGTGCCCTCTCGACCCGGTCACAACGTCGTTTCCGAGTCCGGCGTAGATCACGGCCGGACTGCTCTTGCTGTGCAGGAAGATCCGGTCGCTGTCGGCGCCGGTGTTGACCCGGGTCCGGCCCTTGTCCACCCTGATGGTCTGGCGTCCACTGTCGCTGCACACGGTCGCGTCGGGTTTGGTGATCACGGTGACCCGGTCGCCCGCGATCCAGGCCACATCCCGGTACTTCAGCCGGACCGTCTTGCCGGATCCGGTCACCACCTTGTTGATCTTCTTGCCGAAGCATTTCGCGGGCCGGGCGGACGCCTGTTCGGGCAGGCCGAAGCCGACGGCGAAAGCGATCAGGCCGAGAACTGCCAGCTGGACTGTGGTTCGATTCCGGGTCATTCGATCTACCTCCCTGTAACACCGACCCACGCCGGAACTACCTCCGGGAGATCCACCAATGGATCGGATGCGCCCGGATCATAGACTAAGTTCCATGCCTGAATCGAAAGCAGGGGGTCCCGCAGGGAGAGTGCTGGTCGCGGGGGCCTCGGGAATGATCGGATCCGCGCTCTGCAACTCGCTGCTGGACCGGGGTGAGGACGTGGTTGGCCTGAGCCGCAGCCCGGATCGGGCAGCGCGCCGCCAGTCAAGGGTCGAGTGGCACGGCTGGGAGCCGGCCGAGGAACGACCGCCGGCCGCCGCCTTCGACGGAGTCGACCGGGTGGTGAACCTGACTGGAGAACCGATCAATCAGCGCTGGAACAGCGACGTGAAGGACCGGATCGTCCGTAGCCGGATCCGGGCAACCGGAAATCTGGTCGAGACGATCGGCACCCTGAAGGACAGGCCGGAGGTCCTGGTCAACGCCTCGGCGATCGGCTACTACGGCGACCGGGGTGATGAACTGCTCTACGAATCTGCCGATCCGGGAGACGACTTTCTGGCCGGGGTCGTGGTGCGCTGGGAAGAGGCGGCAACGGCCGCATCCGAGCTCGGGGTCCGGACCGTGACGATCCGGTCGGGGACCGTGCTCGACCGGCACGGCGGGCTGCTCGGCGAGCTCCTGACCCCGTTCCGGCTCGGTCTGGGCGGCCCGATCGCGGGCGGGGACCAGTACATCTCCTGGATCCACCGCCACGACGAGGTCGGCATCCTGCTCTTCGCACTCGACAACGACCGGCTCGAGGGGCCGGTCAACGCCACCGCACCGAACCCGGTGACAAACCGGGCATTCAGTCAGGAGCTGGGCCGCGCGGTCAACCGTCCGGCCCTGATCCCGGTTCCCGGTTTCGCCGTGGACCTGATCAAGGGTGCCGGAGTAGGCCAGGCGGCCCGGGAGGGTCAACGGGTCTACCCCCGCAGGGTGACCGACGCCGGCTACGTGTTCAAGCAGCCCGAACTGGCGGGGGCGCTGGCCCATCTGCTGCGTCGCTGATCGGGCCGGCGGTCAGCCGAAGAAGAGTTCGGCTTCGGCGTAGAGCTCCGGCGGCACCGTCTTGCTCACGGCAACCGCATCGGCGAGCGGCACCATCTCGATCCGGGTGCCCCGGAGCGCAGCCATCGTGCCCCACTCACCGTTCTCGGCAGCTTCGACCGCCCTCAGACCCAGCCGGGTCGCCAGGACCCGGTCAAAGGCGCTGGGCGCCCCGCCGCGCTGGATGTGTCCGAGGATGGTCGCCCGGGTGTCATGTCCGGCCCGTTCGGCGATCTCCCGCTCGAGCCAGTTGGCGATCCCGCCCAGCCGGGCGTGACCGAACTCGTCCGTTCCCGGCAAAAGGGTCTCCGGATTCCCCCCGACCGGCATCGCACCCTCCGCCACCACGACCACCGGGGCACGGCCGCGGGAGTAGGCCTTCCCGATCCAGCCACACACGCGCTCGAGCTCGAACTGCTGTTCCGGAATCAGGGTCACCTCCGCCCCGGAGCCAAGCCCGGTATGGAAGGCGATCCAGCCGGCGTGGCGGCCCATCACCTCGACCACCATGGTCCGGTGGTGACTCTGGCCGGTTATCCGCAGGCGCTCGACTGCCTCGACCGCGATGTTGACCGCGGTGTCGAAGCCGAAGGTGTAGTCGGTGGCCGCGAGATCGTTGTCCACCGTTTTCGGCACCCCGATCGCCCGGACTCCCCCCTCGTTCAGGGTGCGGGCCACACCGAGCGTGTCGTCGCCGCCGATCGCGATCAGGGCATCAACCCCGTCCGCGGCAAGGTTCGAGGTGATCCGGGCGATGCCGTCATCCTCCTTCAGGGGATTGGTCCGGGATGAGCCGAGGACGGTCCCGCCGACCCCGGCCAGATCACGAACTCCGGCCGGAGTGAGCAGCGAACCGTCCCGTTCCAGGGGACCCCGCCAGCCGTCGCGGTAGCCGATGAAGTCATGCCCGTAACGAGCCGCCCCACCAACCACCACGCTGCGGATCACGGCATTCAGACCGGGGCAGTCACCTCCTCCGGTCAGCAGCCCGATCCGCATCGGATTACTCCTCGGGGCGACCCTCTGGGTCGATCGGCCGGACCTTCATGATCAGCGGCTTGGTGACGTGGACGAGTACCCCGATGAACAGGACTCCGAAGAAGACGAGCCCGGCCACGGGGCCGCCCTGTCCCTGCGAGTAGGAGAAGATCGCGAGGGCGAGAGCAACGAAGAAGGAGACGGGGATAAGCATTTGCGGCAATCCTAGCCAACTGTCCCGGTCGAACGGCGCAGCGCCGACGCGACCTCGCCCAGAAATGCCCCGACCGCACCCGGGGCGTCTCGCGGATCGACCTCGTCCACGATCCGGACCAGCCGGGACCCGATGATCACCCCATCGGCAACCCGTCCCACCGTAGCGGCATTTTCGGGGGTGCTGATTCCGAAGCCGACCGCAACCGGAACCTCGACCCGGGACTCGACATCGGTGACCAGTTCCCGCAGGTGATCCGGAACCCGGTCCCGCTCCCCGGTGGTGCCGACCTCGGCCACCACGTAGACGAATCCCTCGGCCGAACGGCAGATCAGATCCCGCCGGTCACCGACGGTGGTCGGCGCAACCAATGGAACCACGGCGAGACCGGCCGACGAGAGTGCCGCCCGGGCCTCGTCATCCTCACCCGGCGGCAGATCCGGGAGGATCACCCCGGCAGCCCCGGCCGCCACCGCCCGCTCGCCGAACGCGGCCGGTCCGCCTCCGCCGAGGACGGAGTTGGCGTAGGCCATCAGAACCACCGGCACCCGATCCGCGACGCTGCGGCAGATCTCGAACACCTCGGCCAGGCCGGTTCCTGCGGCAAGGGCCCGGGTCGCCGCATCGTGGATCACCGGACCGTCGGCGAGGGGATCGGAGAAGGGGACTCCGAGTTCGATCAGGTCCGCTCCCGCATCGGTGTAGGCGCGGGCGATCTCGAGCGAGGTCTC is drawn from Solirubrobacterales bacterium and contains these coding sequences:
- a CDS encoding NAD-dependent malic enzyme, which produces MPSVSAQYSVTVTVELDARKEPLGKLTAAIAGAGGGIVGVDLVPGAGSEGKRIREFTVDATNQEHWEQILRSMGAIRGVRVVEYTDRTMQMHRGGKIRVENKYPLKTRDDLSMAYTPGVARVCTAINRDVSLASEYTIKKNTVAVVSDGTAVLGLGDIGPEAAMPVMEGKAMLFKGFAGVDAFPICLNTTDPDEIVRTCELIAPTFGGINLEDISAPRCFEIEDRLKESLDIPVFHDDQHGTAVVTMAALFNALKIIDKPIEDLRVLMVGLGAAGIAVTKMMLAAGLTHVVGCDRTGALSVSREDYQSGEMTGIKKWFAENSNPEQLLGIPDEVIEGMDVFVGLSGPGVIRSESLAKMNRDAIVFAMANPDPEVAPEEAARYVRIMATGRSDYPNQINNVLCFPGIFRGALDAGAPQITEEMKMAAAHGIADVVGDDLSEDYIIPSVFDRDVAPRVAEAVVNEAKRAGLARFSLETGAYSPLG
- a CDS encoding calcium-binding protein; translated protein: MTRNRTTVQLAVLGLIAFAVGFGLPEQASARPAKCFGKKINKVVTGSGKTVRLKYRDVAWIAGDRVTVITKPDATVCSDSGRQTIRVDKGRTRVNTGADSDRIFLHSKSSPAVIYAGLGNDVVTGSRGHDRIYASPKRNPRGKPDRDRINGLGGNDRIFDYSGVGNRISGDDGVDRLYSLGNSVSSVYGGNGSDWLFSTGGRSGYRIEQLFGERGNDRLLANRAPGNGPAFLDPGPGDDWIDGTNRADTITSQSGITKIRARGGDDLILAGTKGQAKMDGGGGTDVVSFAAHAPLHGGTGGVTVNLAGGTARGMFSNAPWHYLSNIENVEGSPFNDSIQGRYGQRNVLDGGLGDDYLQGSAGDGDRADGGIGVNSCEDFAEMTNCNGKSPGRPDGGRTVVDANLGGVLTVVGSRYDDRITAGYEASRGRYRIDLDASPLASGRCEKPSPDSRTVYCRISETQLNGMVMHGGYGDDRLTVGNSVPHQVTTTLNGGTGQNVLTGGRSKDFMETAEGSSAGSVMTGRGNSDVIYVYDRVTAVTGPGSDVIMVRAVCDGSFASGGPGKDNLVFAPSRRGVDANLARGTSKWKSGGCGSPLRMKHDIEGIEGSRYNDRLTLGRRYRQQQGKHSLVGREGIDILDSRNGAKDTVTTGSGGRRNRVIADRIDKVIWGWGFAAY
- a CDS encoding TIGR01777 family oxidoreductase yields the protein MPESKAGGPAGRVLVAGASGMIGSALCNSLLDRGEDVVGLSRSPDRAARRQSRVEWHGWEPAEERPPAAAFDGVDRVVNLTGEPINQRWNSDVKDRIVRSRIRATGNLVETIGTLKDRPEVLVNASAIGYYGDRGDELLYESADPGDDFLAGVVVRWEEAATAASELGVRTVTIRSGTVLDRHGGLLGELLTPFRLGLGGPIAGGDQYISWIHRHDEVGILLFALDNDRLEGPVNATAPNPVTNRAFSQELGRAVNRPALIPVPGFAVDLIKGAGVGQAAREGQRVYPRRVTDAGYVFKQPELAGALAHLLRR
- a CDS encoding ATP-dependent 6-phosphofructokinase, coding for MRIGLLTGGGDCPGLNAVIRSVVVGGAARYGHDFIGYRDGWRGPLERDGSLLTPAGVRDLAGVGGTVLGSSRTNPLKEDDGIARITSNLAADGVDALIAIGGDDTLGVARTLNEGGVRAIGVPKTVDNDLAATDYTFGFDTAVNIAVEAVERLRITGQSHHRTMVVEVMGRHAGWIAFHTGLGSGAEVTLIPEQQFELERVCGWIGKAYSRGRAPVVVVAEGAMPVGGNPETLLPGTDEFGHARLGGIANWLEREIAERAGHDTRATILGHIQRGGAPSAFDRVLATRLGLRAVEAAENGEWGTMAALRGTRIEMVPLADAVAVSKTVPPELYAEAELFFG
- the trpA gene encoding tryptophan synthase subunit alpha, which produces MTGPERIAAAFASCRSERRAALMPFMTAGFPDPETSLEIARAYTDAGADLIELGVPFSDPLADGPVIHDAATRALAAGTGLAEVFEICRSVADRVPVVLMAYANSVLGGGGPAAFGERAVAAGAAGVILPDLPPGEDDEARAALSSAGLAVVPLVAPTTVGDRRDLICRSAEGFVYVVAEVGTTGERDRVPDHLRELVTDVESRVEVPVAVGFGISTPENAATVGRVADGVIIGSRLVRIVDEVDPRDAPGAVGAFLGEVASALRRSTGTVG